In Ptychodera flava strain L36383 chromosome 17, AS_Pfla_20210202, whole genome shotgun sequence, one genomic interval encodes:
- the LOC139116215 gene encoding cystathionine beta-synthase-like, whose translation MACPVTHNAMDIAKKKDEERKVNWIAPDTPSRCTWKLGMDYKESPHRRVEVSPVNEKILPNILSRIGNTPLVRINNIGKGAGLKCELLAKCEYFNAGGSVKDRIGLRMIEEAEQNNDLKLGDVIIEPTSGNTGIGLALAAAVKGYRCIIVMPEKMSMEKVDVLRALGAEIVRTPTSARFDSPESHISVAQRLNREIPNSIILDQYRNAGNPLAHYDGTAEEIIKACDGKVDMVVAGAGTGGTITGLGRKIKEKCPNCKIIGVDPEGSILAVPETLNESDTTFYEVEGIGYDFVPTVLDRSVVDKWFKSNDKDSFLYARKLIREEGLLCGGSSGTAMSVAVEAAKDLDAGQRCVVLLPDSVRNYMTKFLSDDWMIERDFIEKDYDAASPEKQWWWNKKVSSLNLGSPLTVMPTVTCQDCIDIMNKEGFDQIPVADEAGQVLGMVTLGNMMAQLLAGKVKSSTHVSQIIYKQFKKITLDTTLGKLSRILDTDHFALVVHQQKQFSNKEESSHRQMIFGIATRIDLLNFITTHKEFETARADVFNGTN comes from the exons ATGGCCTGTCCAGTAACACACAATGCAATGGATATTGCTAAGAAAAAGGATGAAGAGAGAAAGGTCAACTGGATTGCACCAGATACCCCATCCAGATGTACCTGGAAGCTTGGTATGGACTATAAGGAGAGTCCACATAGACGTGTTGAAGT CTCTCCAGTCAATGAAAAAattcttccaaatattttgagCAGAATTGGAAACACTCCACTTGTGAGAATCAATAACATTGGTAAAGGAGCTGGACTCAAGTGTGAACTCT TGGCtaaatgtgaatatttcaatGCTGGTGGCAGTGTCAAGGACAGAATTGGACTCAGAATGATTGAAGAAGCTGAGCAAAACAATGACCTCAAACTAGGTGATGTCATCATTGAACCAACATCAGGAAACACAG GTATTGGATTAGCTTTGGCCGCAGCTGTCAAAGGGTATCGCTGTATCATTGTGATGCCGGAAAAAATGAGCATGGAAAAAGTGGATGTGTTGAGAGCCTTGGGTGCTGAAATTGTAAGAACACCAACGTCAGCAAGATTTGACAGTCCAGAGTCACACATCAGTGTTGCACAGAGATTGAATCGAGAGATTCCTAATTCAATTATCTTGGATCAGTACAGAAATGCTGGCAATCCATTGGCACATTATGATGGAACTgctgaagaaattattaaagcATGTGATG GTAAAGTTGACATGGTTGTAGCTGGAGCAGGAACTGGAGGAACCATCACTGGATTGGGgagaaaaatcaaagaaaaatgtcCAAACTGCAAG ATTATTGGTGTAGACCCTGAGGGATCAATTCTTGCAGTTCCTGAAACTCTGAATGAATCAGATACCACATTCTATGAAGTTGAAGGCATTGGGTATGACTTTGTACCTACAGTGTTGGATAGATCAGTTGTGGATAAATGGTTTAAGAGCAATGATAAAGACTCATTCCTCTATGCTAGAAAACTAATCCGTGAAGAAGGATTGCTGTGTG GTGGCAGCAGTGGCACTGCTATGTCTGTTGCAGTTGAAGCGGCCAAAGATTTAGATGCTGGTCAACGTTGTGTGGTTCTCCTGCCAGACTCTGTCAGAAACTACAT GACCAAGTTTCTGTCAGATGATTGGATGATCGAAAGAGACTTCATTGAAAAGGACTATGATGCCGCTTCCCCTGAAAAACAATG gtGGTGGAATAAGAAGGTGTCTTCTTTGAATCTTGGTTCACCATTGACTGTCATGCCAACTGTCACTTGTCAAGATTGCATTGACATCATGAATAAAGAAGGATTTGATCAAATTCCTGTAGCAGATGAAGCTGG TCAAGTTCTTGGTATGGTTACCCTTGGCAACATGATGGCTCAGCTCCTTGCTGGTAAAGTCAAGTCATCAACTCACGTGTCACaaattatttacaaacaatTCAAGAAG ATAACATTGGATACCACTCTTGGCAAGTTGTCCCGTATCCTAGATACCGACCACTTTGCCCTCGTCGtacatcaacaaaaacaat tttcTAACAAGGAGGAAAGTTCACATAGACAGATGATATTTGGCATTGCAACAAGAATTGACCTTTTGAACTTTATCACCACACACAAAGAATTTGA